One Citrus sinensis cultivar Valencia sweet orange chromosome 5, DVS_A1.0, whole genome shotgun sequence genomic window, AGTAAACGCCaaatctttttactttttttactTTGTGATTTAAGGAATCAGTTTAGTtttgttatgattttattgaggttatttttatactttccctgatttttttaaatatatatatatatatagaatgaaagattttaatgatttaaggtatattttagatattttaggaAAAATAGGGTATATCCCACGCAATTCCCTCTTGTTTTCTAGTGTTCTCGACTTTTGTTCACAAAAATGTTTTGttccataaatttttttagtaactGTTAGAAAATGGCCTTAGCAAAcatgtttttgtgtttttcattttttagaaacaaaaaacaCCCAACAAAACGTACCAAACGCACCCCTCTTCTGCGTGCCTATCTGGATTCAGTAGGCATACCAGGCTTCCAAGAAAGGTGTAATGATGCGGCTGCTGGATCAATTATACTTCCAGAGTTCCAGTTGCTCTAGGATCTTTTTGTCCATTTCCATTTTCATCAGTTCATTCACTTCCAAGCTAAGGTTCCCGACTTGCTAGCTAAAGGTGAAGACATGatcataaaagaattttaagcTGTGATTTAAGAAGCCCTCCTTGGCAATTTATGAATTACTTGTTAAACAAAGTTTCATAGAATTATTTTGCGAAAGGGCTGTACATAATTGACATAGGCAAGAATGATCTTGATTTTGCACTTTCTAAGTTCTAACCACATTAAACATTGGATCAAGTACTTGACTCAATTCCAAAAGTTTTGGCAGCATTGAAGTAAGGGCTTAAAGGTCAGATTAAGTGACAAATGTTTAGTTTTCACTTTCAAGTAATTTCTATTTCATTGCTTTTCTTCACTTAAAATTGGGAAATACATGCAAATAAGTAATCAGTTTCCCTGTAGCTAAAATCTCACTCTTTTCTTAGTACATTGCCATTTCCAGACTGCTCGACCAAGGGGGCGGAAATTTTTGGATTCACAACACAGGTCCTCTTGGATGCTTCGCTCATAATGTTGCCGAGTTTGGAACTGATCCGTCAAAGCTTGATGAACGAGGATGTGTAAGGGGACACTACAAGCTGCAAAAGCTTTCAATCAGCAGCTTCATGATCTCTGTAAAAAAACTGAAGGGCGATTTTGAAGATTTAATTATCTCATATGTTGATTTATACACCATAAAATACATCCTAACTGCAAATTATTCCCAATATGGTTAGTATATCTTGGGAAAttgaatatacatttttcaTTCATGTACTTTCACTGATGATCACAACTCTATCCTACTTATCTTACGGTCTTACCTAGCATTTTCCTTTCGCAGTTGAGCAACCTATCATGACCTGCTGTGTGGTTGTAGGTGCGCCATTGAACCATAACAGCAGGATTTCATGTGGTTAAACAAAAGATATACATGGAACATCAAGCATAGCCGAACCATGCAATGACACCAGTAAATATGTGAATTGGGATGGAATACCTTAGACAGAAGCTGCAAATAAGTATGTTTCAACACAGATACTCACCAGACAATATTCTGATGCTCCTTTTGCTGACAAAATGTCTTCTAGTTCCTAAGTTCTGAAGACACCATGCACGGccattaataaatattaagtactAACATGTAATGTCCTTTGCGACTGGAAGTGAGTAATTTTGATTGTATTAAGCATTATATGCGATGTTAACCAGAAAGCCTAATGAAAGGCCTCCTTACAGAAATTGTTGTTAATCATTACTGACTTTTCATAAGGTCTTATAATTGCTCTGATACAATGGCAACATGTACTCAAACtcagaaattaagaaattatcacaaattttataCATACAAAGCAAAAATCTATCACAACCCTCTGATTTCATGTTcttcatcaattaattacaaCAGTCATTTGTACAACAATGCATTACacaagtttcttttttttcctctagCAAGTAGCTGGAAATATCTAAAATCAGAAATTTTAGTCACTTCCTGGAGACATACGCATAGTATTGTGCCATTGGAACAACAAAAGCAATCACCAAAAGACCTCCAACAACAAGACTGAATTGTCCTCTTTTCTCTTCTGTCTCTTCCTTGGTTTTGAAGTTCGATTCTcgcttattttcattaaattttggaCCACCTGTATCAGGAAGTCCATCGATTGCAGCTACTAGCCGTTTAGCAGTGCTGTAAACAGCTTCATTGTACTTTTCATCCGTGGCCAAAACTGTGAATATAAACCAATTGATCTGATTATAAAAAGTGCATCCAACACTTCTAGAGAGTTCAATAACATGATAGATGGAAGGAAGCATGCGCATTGTGCAAGGAATTTCTAGAcagttaatatttgaaaagcaCCAAGGATTTTAATTCAGCACACAGGAATGAAGTCTATCTATTTGATTACATAAAACCAATGAAAGACTGTATAACAATGTTCTGAGAAATCTCTTGAAAATGTAACAATGTTCTAGGAAATCTCAGCAACCTTTTTGAACAGCTCATTAAAATCTCTTGGCTGAAGGCTAATTTAATACCGATGACATTTGGTTCTAGTGCTAGCAATTCTATCAATTTCACTATCCTACCATCATATTTAAGGTTCAACGCAACTAAACTAATATCATCTACTTTGTTTGAATTACTTCAAATTCTCGACCAAGCATTGTGatgaaatcaataataaaactcGGAACATcaagcatgaaaaataaaatggatagTTACCAGGAAGGTTCTCAGCTACGGTAGCATCAAGAACTTCTTCACCAACAGCTTTGACGAATGCAGGACCACCTGTGACTGCCCCCTCCTTTTGACTAGTAACTAGCACAACAATGCCCTTGTTATTGCCCTCTTCAACACTAGGATACCACTTCTCTAATACTTGGTCAGCATACTCAAAAGCATCAGCTTTGATCTACAGCCAattgcatcatcatcaatattcAATATCCAAAATCACAAGTACTTTGATCaacatcaaaactcaaaacacACAAAAGAGCATCAAAAAGAGAAAGCCAAAATTCTCACAGTGAGCTTCCTAACAGTGATGAAGTTAATGTGGAAGTTCTTCCTCGACTCCAAATCTGACAAAAGCTGCTTCAAATCAGATTTTGTAACTTTACTAATCACACCTGCATCATCAACTAAATAGGAATCTTTTGGTGGGCCCTCATTGAGCACATCAAACTCAGAAGCAAGTGCATTGCCATTAGTGTACAGTAATGGGCTAAAACTGAGTGCCAAAGAGAGAGCCAGAGCTGCCAGCCCTTGCTGTGCATGAGCAAACCAGCTTCTGGGTACCTGTAAAGATGGATTTAGTAACTGAGGGTTGTGTTTTTTGAGGCTGCAAGTGATGTTTTTGGTGCAAAAAAGAGAACTTTGTCTTTGCTGCTGTGCATGTAGAGAAGGTGAGAAAAGGGTCTTCGAAGAAGAAGGTTTTGGGTTGAGAAATGGAGAGATTGAAGGAGAAGAGAGAATGGTTTCCATGGTTGAATTGAAGAGATTGAAAATGGAGGGggaattcaagaaaaaaagaagaaagacttGGATTAGTCTTTGTTTTTCACTCTCTCTTTTGAGTGTTTGTTTACGTGGGTGGCTTGtattttcttgcttttttgATTGGTTGTCCGAGTTTTGAAAGTAGATAATAAACGTCTGTCAGCCATGGAAACAAACAAGGGCATTTGGGGCAATACGGGAATACAAAATCCTTCGAAGCCCGAAGGAACTGCAACTACTCGTGACGAGAAATCTTTTATGGCTTTATGTATTGGGATCCCCTATCTTACATACACGTAAGATATATGTCTCTCAAATAAATAGTGTGTggatttcatatatatattatttatgtgaGAGACATGTATCTTACgtgcatgtaagatagagtTTGccttatgtatttatttttaagaaaagataaaatcattttttgatttaaataGTCATTTCGTTTTTCGAATCgagtttttaatttgtgtattataaaaattaaatttcttaagctttttcatttcttttgatttaagcTTTACCATTGTATTATTGCATAtcaatttaaaagtaaaaattaataatctagTAAGACTATTGGTGTGGTggatatcatttttcttataattttcttaacttatttttgaattctttcattaaaaaaacaaaaacaaaacaaaagctaatatttccttaaaatctgAAACCACCCTTCAtactaaattatataaaaaccAGAACCCTGCCCCACGTTATCTCCTCCATTTTTCACCAGCTATGGATAACAGTATAACACCATCTTCTCCGCTCTCTCATGGacattcttctttctttctccctCTTTCCCCTTCACCCACCAAACCCCAAACCCCAAAACCCCAATCCCATCTCCCTTACCACTAACATTCAAACTTCCACATTTACTAAGAGACAATTCATTCTCAAAACAACCTCACTCTCTCTCATTTCTATAGCCTTATTACAACACCCATTTGCACAATCTTTGGCTTTAGCTGAAGCTTCTCCCTCACCACCTTCAAAAGCTCTTACTGGCATTGCAAACACAAAGTCTTGGTTCCAGTTCTATGGTGATGGCTTTTCCATTCGCGTTCCTCCTCAGTTTGAGGACATCTCTGAGCCTGAagtacattttcttttaatcaatcttttctagttatttttgtAGCATATTAATCAATCTAGGGGcttaataaatacttaatagCTCTTGTGGTTAAGGAAGCTGATAGGTGTTTCAGAAAACACTGTATACACTGTTGCTgatatttctcaaatttttgaaAGTTGGTTGATTGTGTATGTAAATTGCTTGATGTTGTTAGGACTACAATGCTGGGTTGTCTCTTTATGGGGATAAGGCGAAGCCTAAGACCTTTGCTGCACGATTCGCGACTCCTGATGGGTATAAGTTCCCTCCCCttgttttttaatctattttattaaaactctCGGTGAACAAGATCTGCAAAATTCCTTTTTATACAAGGAATACATCATATATTCGTATCTGCAAAATCAGGGGGCTGTTTTCTGACATTAACTGGACATGAAATGTAATCATATTGAGTTTCTCCAGAAAATTCTAGCATTACCCATTTTGTGTTTGACTCTCAATGGTTGATGCAGATCTGAAGTTTTAAGTGTTGTCATTCGCCCATCCAATCAACTCAAGATTACCTTCTTGGAGGTCTGTAAATGATAGTTgcagaaattttcttttatcttattatGTAAATTTGATAGTGAAGTTAGAGTAGCTTCAATAGAGCATGAGATAATATGaattgttgaattattaaattgagaGTGTAATTAGTCATATTAAGGATAAACTTGTATTATGGATCGGTCATAGGTGGCATCCCATTCTATTCATTGAACTATCTTTATGCTTTTTATTACCACATTTTATCTTCCTTTAAGAAttcttcaatgaatttatatacTGTTCTCTAACTCAAACAGGCCCAAGATATTACTGATTTTGGTACCTTGAAGGATGCAGCAAAAATCTTTGTTCCAGGTGCACTATGATGCAAACTTTCTTATTACTTCTGtaactctttctttttgctGGTGTAGATGTGAAAACAAATGGCCttaagtgctttttttttaatgacttGTTTTCTTTAGTCAAATCCAATACCTGTGTTAATATAAATCTGTAATAGCAGGTGGTGCAACTTTATACTCTGCTCGAACAATAAAGATAAAGGAAGAGGAAGGCTTCAAGTAAGTTTATCTTTAAGCTGCTGCACTGGTTGTTGTATAATCTTAGTAATCAATGGTGCAGAAGTATATATTTGCCTCaagtgaaaaatgaaaagaggcTGCAAGGAATTCAATTCAACCATGGATATAATGACCTTCTTTCCCACCCTACAGGCCACacctataaataaaatttggatgCTTTGGATTTTAACTACCTTTCCAAATGCTTTTCTGTTGGTTCACAACCTAGATGATTGAAAGTTTAATATCTGTGAATTTTGGAGTACATGGTGTATGCTTTTGacagaaaatcaaattgaagcattttttaccattatttacaaatatctAAAGTATTctattcttttgtttgatcGATTTCAGGAGTTATTACTTCTATGAATTTGGTAGGGATGAGCAGCACATAGCACTAGTAGCTGCTATTAACAGTGGCAAGGTTAGTTAAATGGACCACTTGTGAAAATTGTAAGATTATTGTATTGCCATGTTGGAAATGTAAAATACttgtttttgtgttgaaaAATTTCCATCAGCGGCATTTAGATGCACCCATGTGCCCAAGCTTGAATCGTAGATTACTGAGTGGTTGGTTGATCCATTCAGTTGTTGGCATATCCCTTATTAATGTGTCTGAGCTGTATCTGGCAACTGAACTTTCCcagataaaaattatgaaagtcATGTTTCATTCTTGTTTAAACttgatgaattattattcCATCAGCTACATCATGcccttctttctttcttattgCAGGCATATATCGCTGGAGCAACTGCTCCAGAGTCCAAGTGGGATGATGATGGTGTGAAGCTACGTTCTGCTGCTATATCACTTTCGCTTTTGTAGTAATATTATCAAGAAGTTGTTTATCAGGTTTGTTGAAACAAGTTGACTAAGGGAAACTATTTGCGAGATCTATTTCCGTTTTAACATCATTGTGAGTCAATATGTTAAATGAAACTTCAAGTCGAAGACATTGGGGATCAATTCAGCTAAAGCTTTGAGAAGTTATCTATATTTGGCCAAACAATTTCCTAAATTGTTTAGAAAATAACCCAAAGATGAATTCCCTGAATCATCATGtacttgatttttatttttatctttttttctgttGCTCCAGGTcgtgtttgtttttgttcttcagCATGCAACTCAGACGTGCTTTTTGTAACGCGGTGCAACTTGTATATTGGATGATGAGGCATCACTCAGACTAACCAGATCCACGAAGATGCAAGGATTGGAAAATTCCCCAATCATTCAGCTTTGCTAATGGTTCAGAGATTGCAACTACCTCCTAGTACAAGCTTTACCTAGCTTAGAGCTCATAGagtcataaaaaaaaagaaaaaaaatcttgaggCTAGTTTTATGTGAGCATTTCTACTCCAAATGATTGTGGAGacaattctttcaatttttcataCAATTCATCCATTTGTAAGCATGCTGTGATTTGTAAccttttatttgctttcatACAAATCAATTAATGAAGTTGCGAAGTATAAATCACTAAGTTAGTCAGTTTTCTTCCTCCTATAGTCCTAGTAGGGACTGATTATACTATCAAAACCAAGCAGCCGGATTAGAGAGGAAATTCCATTATCATGAGCAAAAACTACAAGCTAAAACAAGCTGACTTCCAAGCAGATTGATTCAAGTTAAttgtatattaatttcattgacCATTCATATAAAGAgcgataaaaacaaaagataaaaatacttttaaatatttaacttttttgtaacaataataaaaaaaagaaagaaattcttacaacaccttaattttttgaaattatcatttcacatTTAAGGCATTTGACCCTACAATAATTAGGACTTATAAGACTTTTCCCATAGAATATTGATctaatccaaaattttattaaagttcgGGTAAATTATTACACCATAATTTTTccgaattttaataaagtctTGGATtctaatttgataatttctaTTCTCATATAAACCccttcaaataattatttaggtGATATACCGTAATTAAATACACATTAAACATTTTCCAACTGCACTCCGGTTGTGCCATCTGGCAGGGTGCTCCAAGTTAGCAATGCTCTCGTTGCATAGAATCATTCGTACATCAGCATTCAACTACCAGTCTTCCCTCCACCGAGCCTTAAactgaaaaaacaaatagcTAAAGCTCAGAAACTAGTGATTGCTATTACCCCATCTCAGTTTCCAAATCTTAATTGCCTTATTTCATTGAACAAACTGACCCCACATTGTGAATGCCAAATTCAGCTTTACATTTTCGACATAACTTATGGCTCCCCATGAAACTCTACAGCAACTTTCAGCCCTGAAAGTGTCAGCATCATTTCTCAATTCTAGTACCATTATTGCCTTAAGTGTGTTCTTCACTCTCCTCTGTGCCTGCATCATCATTGGCCACCTTATTGAAGAAAGCCGGTGGGCTAACGAGTCGATCCGAGCCCTTCTTTTGGTTTGTCAACTTGAGTTTTCTTGATTGGTTTTGTTCAAAAATATGATGTTTTGGTCAAGTTTTTGATGCTTGATGTTGAAAATTACAGGGTTTGTGTGCTGGAGGGGTTGTGTTGCTGGCTAGTAAAGACCGTAGTTCGCACTTGTTGGTGTTCAATGAGGACTTGTTCTTCCTTTACTTGCTTCCTCCTATAATTTTCAATGCTGGGTATGATGAATAAAATtggacaaaattaaatttctacaCTTCTAATGATCAATGAAACAGTAAAGTTCTTGTCTTACAAGTGAATTTTTGAGTGGTAATTAATAAACATTATTATGGGGCTTTGATATTTTTGATATGAAGTTCCTTGGGAATTTTCAccacatatattaatttgtttgatgAAGATACTTATTGGTTGTTGTATCTAACATTCAAGATTTGATTGATCAGATTCCAGGTCAAGAAGAAGCaatttttcaagaattttACTACTATGTTGTTGTTTGGAATATGGCACAGTTATTTCATTCTGCCTCATTTCAGTAGGTAACATCAAGAGTTTCTCATGAACATCCTCTAATGCAAATCATACATTGCTGATCTGTAAATTGATGAATAACTTTTCTAATAACCACATACTTTCTTCACTAAAAACTTTTCAGGTGCCTTTTTGATATTTAAGAAAATGGGCATGACAAGCTTACGCATTCAAGATTTCCTCGGTGACTATATCTAGTGTACGATTATTCATATTATACACGAGTTAGAATTCACTCGTGTGTACTGATTGCATTTTTTGCTTATATGTGCAGCTATTGGTGCCATATTATCAGCAACTGATTCAGTCTGTACATTACAGGTGCATTCAATAGTTCTGTGATCATATTTAGTAGTTGATGTTTGCCACTGACGATTGATCTTTTATCTTGCTGAAGGTTCTCAGTCAAGATGAAACGCCGTTCCTTTATAGCATTGTATTTGTGGAAGGAGTGGTGAATGATGCAACCTCTATTGTGCTTTTCAATGCAATACAATCATTCGACTTCAACAACATTGATGGCACAGTTGCCTTAAATTTGTTGGGCACCTTTCTTTATCTCTACTTCACCAGCACTGCCCTCGGTATAGTTGTAAGTCACTATGATTCCGTTGTTCTTcagttattaaaattacattgaaACACATAGATTATAAGAGCAATTTTAACACATGCCAATTAATGAAGTTTGTGCCTAACTCCGTAGCTGCTAGCCAAGTTAGCTATATCTTGCCTTTTGTCCTGTTAGTTTGATAAACGGAAGTCTTCTGATGattcaattttctaattcttcATATCACAATGTTTCAGCTGGGGCTCTTAAGTGCTTATATCATAAAAGCACTTTATTTTGGAAGGTAGATAATCTGCTGCAATTGAGTAAgggaggtttttttttttttttttttttttttgtcgcTGATGAATCTAATAATATGACCATATTTTGCAGAAATGGAAGATTAAAACTTACATGCATACATTTAGGTCTATATATCCTTACATCATTGTTCATGGATCAGCAGGCATTCTACGGACCGTGAAGTAGCACCCATGATGCTTATGGCTTATTTGTCGTGCATATTAGCTGAGGTACGGCCTTGACTACTGATTCTTGGtatattttcatcatttcTTCAATGACCTCACCATTGAATTGATAATCAATCAGTCTCATCTAAACTTTTCATATTATACAAATATAGCAAGCTTAGGGATTGTTGAGACTAGATAACTATTTTTCGAGTGAAAGAGGAGCATTGTGcctgaattaatttatttttaagactaacttcatttcttttctttttttctttttcatgcaGCTCTTAAATCTCAGTGGTATTTtgacaattttcttttgtggCATAATCATGTCTCACTATACATGGCACAATGTCACTGAAAGTTCACGGATAACAACCAAGTGAGATCACGTCCTTTCAGCTTcgctatctctctctctttttttctccttaaAATTTCCACACATTCCTCAACTTTAAATGGATTAGAAACTGAATGTAACATAATCTTTCTTTGATATCTATAGCcatttaattacttttctcAAGCATTGTTTACTGTTTTCTGTTAGTTTCTTTGCCTATGGTTCTTAAGTTCTAGCAGATATGAGAGATCGTTTAGGTTTTTTTATAACTAAGCTAGACTTGTGGAAATGTACATGTAGGACTAATGATGAGCATGGGTGGTGAGCAAAAGTTTAAATCCTCATAACGGCTGATGATTTCAGGCATGCATTTGCAACAATTTCATTCATTGCGGAAacttttatattcttatatgTTTTCATGGATGCCTTGGATATTGACAAATGGAAAGCCAGCAATGCAAGGTAATTTATATCTTCTATTGGGCTCTTAAGAGTTTATACTTCGCTGCAAGCAAGTAAACTACTCCAGAATGATGTTGCACTATCTCGATGCCATAATAGCCAACTGGAACTGAAGTGTGAAGTAACGGAAACAATTTAACTGCTGCCATAGCTTTTGCTCCATGATCAGCGAACTAGATGAAAGAATATGGCTCCTGCTGTTCTAACTTGCTTCGTATTCTTGATTCAGTACAGGAACATTTTTGCTGTTAGTTCAACTATGTTTTCATTAGTATTGATTGGAAGGGCGACATTTGTTTTCCCCCGGCAAATTTAACCAACTGTATTACAAAAGGAGGGAGTGCGAAAATTGAATTTCGGCAACAGGTACAAGTAGCAAGCAATCAAACACTTAGTTATTCTCATTTGGTTTTATTCCATACTTCTGCTAACTCTTTAAAATTCCAGTTAATAATGTGGTGAGCAGGCCTCGTGAGAGGTGCAGTTACCATTGCTTTGTCTTATAACCAGGTTTCTTCTGATATTCTTTGACAGTTCTTTAATATCATGCGGATGCCTGAATCTTGAATTGATGTCACCTGATACATTATTGCAGTTTTCGATCTCTGAGGATACATCATGACAAGATTCAGCAGTAATGATCACAtgtgttgatgcgagattccggttctcctcgttctacgaccaggatccttgctcgatcaactttaccacgaccaggaggtctcctagtaatgcttcttctccagatGTCCCTGcacacacagacaagtcagagtacgccggttgttctcccggcgcaaaccctccgacgctcaagtcagatatgaaggttcggggaacgtttgccacaggtcttatggcTTTTTTGTGGTTTCCTCTTTTATCTTGAAaatgctaacccttttaccttcgtaggctacctttttataggctccctctgaatcccagttttccGCTTTTTTCGAGACGGTCTGGGGCTCTGACTGCTGCGGTATGGGCAAACgggggatcttgcgtgttacgccacggttcaggggaaagcgtggctgtcgtggttctgtgagatcttgcgtgttacgccacggttcaggggaaagcgtggctgtcgtggttctgtgagatcttgcgtgttacgccacggctCAGGAGAAAGCGTGGAtgtcgtggttctgtgagatcttgcgtgttacgccacggctCAGGAGAAAGCGTGGatgtcgtgcctagattctcgggctggagagcatgtcttgccaactgccgtcgaccgggtctcctcgcccatcgacctctagccggaatggccgtCTACCTTTTATAgggaattggcctcgcggatgacaacatcgtggacgagcaggatatttctgctcctgttcctCCGCGTGCCAGGCTTTTATggaacacaccggttcgcagagctctgccatcagatatctgctcgtcattcctggtcTCGTCGACATATTTATCCCAAACAGTATCTctcccaaacaccggtcccccagtttctggtgttgggtaatgtagtggaccagcAGTGGAAACTCGACAGCACTCGCTCGCGTGGGattggaaaaggctgccaagagtcatgtcgcatttaattgcgaacgaggtgacgtggcagaaatcgccccctccatttgaatttcaaaccgacgGTTATGAGGCCCTCGGGATTCGGCGCAGTTATATGCTGGCAACCCAAGGGTCCGTCCTCATTTGGAAAGCCAAATCCTCTCGAACGGCATATTCACCATTCACTCTGTCTCCGTCTACGTCTCTGTTTCTCCGGCAAAGAAGTTCCGGCACGAAGCCCCCCCTCCTTGCCTTTCTCCGATTGAAGCGGTACTTCAGGTATTACTTCTCTCTCCTCGGTCTCGAATAGTTTGTAGataacttcttttttctttcgttTGGGCAGTAGTTGGTGGTGTTGTGGTTAGAGTTTAGGGAATGTCGAAAGGCAAAGAGAAGGTCATTGAGGTTGATGACGACGAGTTGGA contains:
- the LOC102628983 gene encoding UPF0603 protein At1g54780, chloroplastic → METILSSPSISPFLNPKPSSSKTLFSPSLHAQQQRQSSLFCTKNITCSLKKHNPQLLNPSLQVPRSWFAHAQQGLAALALSLALSFSPLLYTNGNALASEFDVLNEGPPKDSYLVDDAGVISKVTKSDLKQLLSDLESRKNFHINFITVRKLTIKADAFEYADQVLEKWYPSVEEGNNKGIVVLVTSQKEGAVTGGPAFVKAVGEEVLDATVAENLPVLATDEKYNEAVYSTAKRLVAAIDGLPDTGGPKFNENKRESNFKTKEETEEKRGQFSLVVGGLLVIAFVVPMAQYYAYVSRK
- the LOC102627917 gene encoding uncharacterized protein LOC102627917 — translated: MDILLSFSLFPLHPPNPKPQNPNPISLTTNIQTSTFTKRQFILKTTSLSLISIALLQHPFAQSLALAEASPSPPSKALTGIANTKSWFQFYGDGFSIRVPPQFEDISEPEDYNAGLSLYGDKAKPKTFAARFATPDGSEVLSVVIRPSNQLKITFLEAQDITDFGTLKDAAKIFVPGGATLYSARTIKIKEEEGFKSYYFYEFGRDEQHIALVAAINSGKAYIAGATAPESKWDDDGVKLRSAAISLSLL